TGCACAGACAGATCCCCGGTCTGCCACGCAGGTGAGACCTTATGCCATACCCGGCACCGATAAGCCGCAGGTCCCGCCGGCCGGTACGTCGGCCACCGACACGACCGATCGGCCAAACTGGATCGGTGATGGGAAAACGACCGTAAAACAGCCCGTGCCTGCGTCACGCGCCTTAGCCAACGTCAGCAAGGCTAAGACCGCTTTAAACTCAAGCACCGCCAAGAGCCTGGCCACACTTCAGGATGCACTGGATAAGGCGCCCGAATCGGCCAAACCGGCCATTATCCAGGCCATCGAACGGGTTAAAAAGGCCAACGAGTGGTCGCAGGGCAACTCCAATAGCGGCCAGAACTATAAGCCTCCCATAATCCAGCCGGGGCCAAAGTATGTCCCGCCCACGATCAACAGGTCGACCGGCACCAACATAAACAAAAATACCGATGTGAATACAAATACCGACACCGATAAAAACAGCCCTGCCGGCACAATCATTTATTTCAACCGGAATACCGATATAACAAACACGGACAAAACCAATACCAATACCAATACCGGTACTACCACTACCACTCCAGGTGCGGTCAGGCCGACAACCATACTGACCGATACACAGAAGCTGGCGCCGTCGACTTCGCTGACAAACACGACTTCCGACGAAAAATCCGTGCTGCCGACATCTAAATAGAATCGACATCCGCAACTATAATTTGATTCAGGCGTTACTATATACAGGGAGGATAAAATGAACCGATTCGTAAAATATGTTCTGCTGCTGGCGCTTGTCGCCGCTCTGGTTATCCCGGCTGCCGCCTGTGCCCAGAAAAGCGTCGTCGAGGAAAGCACCAAATGGTCGGGCATGGCGCCCGCTCCGGGGGCTGCTCCAATGGCGCCTGCGCCGTCCGGTTTTACCGTGGGCAGATCATCAGAAACTGATTATTACTCCACAGACGGAGCCGGCGCAGAGGATGCTGTAGACCGAAAAATAGTCAGGACGGGCTCCATTAGCATGGAGGTGGAGGATATCATCAAGGCGCAGACTGAGATCGCCGACATCGCTGTTCAGTACGACGGCTATGTGGTCTCCTCGAACCTGAACGCCGCTAAAGAGAATCCCCGTGGCTTTATATCGTTCCGGGTACCCGCCGAGAAATTCGATACCGCCCTGGCTAAACTGCGACAGCTGGCGGTCAAGGTGACCAATGAAAATACCAACAGCCAGGATGTCACCGAGCAGTACACGGATTTGAAGGCCCAGTTGAGCAACTACGAAGCCACCGAGGCCCAGTACCTGGAGTTGCTGAAAAAGGCCGACAACGTAAAGGATATGCTGGAGGTTCAGCGCGAACTGTCCAACGTCAGGGGCAACATCGAGAGGATCAAAGGCCGCATGCAGTACCTGGAGAGGACATCGGATACGTCCCTCATCGAGGTCAGCCTGACCAAGTCCACGCCCATCGGCGAAAGCACCTGGGATGTTACCGGTGTTTTCAAGGGGGCGGTGGATGGATTAATCGCCTTCGGCAAGGTGCTGCTCAGCGTCTTGATCTGGCTGCTGGTCTTCTCACCGATCTGGATCATCGTGCTGGTCATCATCTTCATCGTCAGGCGCAGGAAAAAGGCTAAAAGCGGCACGGCGGAAGCCAAATAAACCATCGCAGGATGATATAATAAAGGGCAGCGCTCAATAGGCTGCCCTTTATTTATATGAACTTTGCAGTATACGAAGATTCACCCCGGACCGATATCTGGATGCGGGTTATTTTTTTTCTGCCCGCCCTGATCATACTGGCCACAATCGTAATCATGCCGGACGAAGAGCCCTGGGTGCCGGCCATGCTTATTATCGTGGCCGTTATAGCCGTGGGCCTTCCCTTTCTGTTGCTGCCGACCCGGCTGAGCATCCTGAACTCGGCCATTCGTATCGGATTCCGTCTGCCCTTTGCGTTCCTTATTCCCTTTAACACGGTCACTACGCTGCGGCCTTCGCGCTGGTCCACTGTCGGCATAAACCTGCCCACCAACCTTTCGCCAAAGAATGCGGTGGAGATAGTCCGCAAACACCGCCTCTCGGTCACCGTCACACCATCGGACAGGGAGGCCTTTATAGCCGGCTTCGACAAAGCGTTTAAGGAATGGAAGACATACGAGGGGAGGGGTCAATGAAACCGATTCAATGGTCGGGCGGCAAGCTCCGATTACTTGACCAGACCGCGCTGCCGCTGCAGGAGATATATCTCGAGATCTCCGGCTACAGGGCGACTATACATGCCATAAAAACCCTGCAGGTGCGCGGCGCCCCGGCCATCGGCATCGCCGCGGGCTACGGCATCGTGCTGGGAGCGCAGTCGATTAAAACATCATCGATGAAAGCGTTTAATAAGGAATTGGAGCAAATACTGAATGACTTCGCTGCTTCCAGGCCCACGGCGGTCAATCTGTTCTGGACCATAAACAGGATGAGGCGGGCGCTTTCAAAGGCCGCATCTCCGGATGAAGCAGTCGAATTACTGGAAAAAGAGGCGCGCCTGATCCACAGGCAGCAGTCCGCAGCTATGGCCAAACTGAGCCGCATCGGGTCATCGCTCATCGGCAGAGAATGCACGGTGCTGACCCACTGCAACACGGGACAGCTGGCCACGGGCGTGGAATACGGCACCGCGCTGGGCGTGATCAAGGCTGCGGCCGAGCAGGGGAAAAAGGTATCGGTTTACGCCGATGAGACACGTCCCCTGCTGCAGGGCGCGCGCCTCACCACCTGGGAGCTGCAGCAGCTTAAAATCCCCGTCACGCTCATAACCGACGGCATGGCCGGCCATTTCATCAGCCGGGGTATGATCCACTGCGTCATAGTGGGGGCTGACCGCATCGCCGCCAACGGCGATACGGCTAATAAGATCGGCACCTACTCCGTGGCGGTGCTGGCCAGGGAGAACGGTATCCCCTTTTACGTGGCCGCGCCCCTCAGTTCAATTGACGTCTCAATAGACTCCGGAGCCCGCATTCCCATCGAGGAGAGGGGCCGGGAAGAAGTGCTGGAATTCAACGGCCGCAGGATCGCCCCTCTCAAGGTACGGGCGGCCAATCCGGCTTTCGACATTACTCCACACCGATACATAACGGCCATCGTAACGGAAAAAGGCATCGTCAGGCCGCCCTATAAACGCAATCTTAAATCCACTTTTCAGGAGGTTCGGTAATGCAGGAAGCCAGGGTAGGTATCATCGGAGGAAGCGGCCTTTATCACCTGGAAGGCATGACACACGTCAGAGAGGTGCGCATATCGACGCCTTTCGGCGATCCCAGCGACGCCATAACTCTGGGCAACATCGAAGGGGTTCACGCGGCCTTCCTGCCGCGGCACGGCGTGGGGCACAGGCTCAGCCCGTCCGAGCTGCCCTCCCGGGCCAACATCTATGCATTCAAGTCACTGGGCGTGGAATATATCATCGCCATCTCCACCGTGGGCAGCCTCAAGGAAAAGATCAAGCCGATGGATATCGTCATACCGGACCAGCTAATCGACCGGACCTTCCTGCGGCCCGATACCTTTTTCGGCAACGGCATAGTCGGGCACGTGGCCTTCGCCGATCCTTACTGCCCGCATCTGAGCGATGTGCTGTATGACGCCGCCCATCGCAACGACATACGCGTCCACGACGGCGGCACCGTCATAGTTATGGAGGGTCCGCAGTTCTCCACGCGGGCCGAATCGGAATTGTACAGGTCCTGGGGCGCCGACATTATTTTGATGACCGCGCTGCCCGAGGCCAAGCTGGCCAGGGAGGC
This genomic window from Dehalococcoidia bacterium contains:
- a CDS encoding DUF5667 domain-containing protein produces the protein MAIRIEEAFNDCFDRLTIGESLDSCLRRYPEYSAELDMMLRMAYDVKRRAYPIQPRPEFKYWSRVRLQGVQDYMSRHAVPQKSGSFSFRRNLAISMAGLLVLVIASSGTAAASNNALPDQPLYGVKMAVEQAQVSLATSDIDRAEIYAKLAEKRAQEIEALARQGKAEYLVSTSAKMDYQLEQAETYIGRFQAANTVSPAPTMEATTAAAPADETSGQPAQTDPRSATQVRPYAIPGTDKPQVPPAGTSATDTTDRPNWIGDGKTTVKQPVPASRALANVSKAKTALNSSTAKSLATLQDALDKAPESAKPAIIQAIERVKKANEWSQGNSNSGQNYKPPIIQPGPKYVPPTINRSTGTNINKNTDVNTNTDTDKNSPAGTIIYFNRNTDITNTDKTNTNTNTGTTTTTPGAVRPTTILTDTQKLAPSTSLTNTTSDEKSVLPTSK
- a CDS encoding DUF4349 domain-containing protein encodes the protein MNRFVKYVLLLALVAALVIPAAACAQKSVVEESTKWSGMAPAPGAAPMAPAPSGFTVGRSSETDYYSTDGAGAEDAVDRKIVRTGSISMEVEDIIKAQTEIADIAVQYDGYVVSSNLNAAKENPRGFISFRVPAEKFDTALAKLRQLAVKVTNENTNSQDVTEQYTDLKAQLSNYEATEAQYLELLKKADNVKDMLEVQRELSNVRGNIERIKGRMQYLERTSDTSLIEVSLTKSTPIGESTWDVTGVFKGAVDGLIAFGKVLLSVLIWLLVFSPIWIIVLVIIFIVRRRKKAKSGTAEAK
- the mtnA gene encoding S-methyl-5-thioribose-1-phosphate isomerase is translated as MKPIQWSGGKLRLLDQTALPLQEIYLEISGYRATIHAIKTLQVRGAPAIGIAAGYGIVLGAQSIKTSSMKAFNKELEQILNDFAASRPTAVNLFWTINRMRRALSKAASPDEAVELLEKEARLIHRQQSAAMAKLSRIGSSLIGRECTVLTHCNTGQLATGVEYGTALGVIKAAAEQGKKVSVYADETRPLLQGARLTTWELQQLKIPVTLITDGMAGHFISRGMIHCVIVGADRIAANGDTANKIGTYSVAVLARENGIPFYVAAPLSSIDVSIDSGARIPIEERGREEVLEFNGRRIAPLKVRAANPAFDITPHRYITAIVTEKGIVRPPYKRNLKSTFQEVR
- the mtnP gene encoding S-methyl-5'-thioadenosine phosphorylase; amino-acid sequence: MQEARVGIIGGSGLYHLEGMTHVREVRISTPFGDPSDAITLGNIEGVHAAFLPRHGVGHRLSPSELPSRANIYAFKSLGVEYIIAISTVGSLKEKIKPMDIVIPDQLIDRTFLRPDTFFGNGIVGHVAFADPYCPHLSDVLYDAAHRNDIRVHDGGTVIVMEGPQFSTRAESELYRSWGADIILMTALPEAKLAREAEICYGMMAIVTDYDCWNELSETVSAEMVVSNLKKTLQTAKKVLRHAIVNLPAKRECSCGHALENAIITAPELIPEKARVDLDIIIGKYIK